Proteins from a genomic interval of Pseudoruegeria sp. SHC-113:
- the radC gene encoding RadC family protein, whose protein sequence is MSQKSSFAETQMDFLAEDEAPVAPLPSGKLPSYIAEHRRRLRERFMIGGADALPDYELLELLLFRALPRKDVKPVARMLLDTFGSFAAVVSAPPEVLRKVKGIGDETITDLKIVEAVAHRLARSRAMHRSVISSWDALLDYCHTAMAHRQTEQFRVLFLDRKNVLIADEEQGRGTVDHVPVYPREVVKRALELNASALILVHNHPSGDPTPSEADIQMTQQVQAAGEVLGITLHDHLIVGQEREVSFRAEGYL, encoded by the coding sequence ATGAGCCAGAAAAGCAGCTTCGCCGAAACCCAGATGGATTTCCTTGCCGAGGATGAGGCACCGGTCGCGCCGCTGCCCTCGGGCAAGCTGCCGTCCTACATCGCCGAACACCGCCGCCGTTTGCGCGAGCGGTTCATGATCGGCGGGGCCGATGCGCTGCCCGATTATGAGCTGCTGGAACTGCTGCTGTTCCGCGCCCTGCCCCGCAAGGATGTGAAGCCCGTCGCCCGCATGCTGCTTGATACCTTCGGCAGCTTCGCCGCCGTTGTCTCCGCGCCGCCGGAGGTGCTGCGCAAGGTGAAGGGCATCGGCGATGAGACGATCACCGATCTGAAAATCGTGGAGGCCGTGGCGCACCGGCTGGCGCGCTCCCGCGCCATGCATCGCTCGGTGATTTCCAGCTGGGATGCGCTGCTGGATTACTGCCACACGGCCATGGCGCATCGGCAGACGGAGCAATTTCGCGTGCTGTTTCTGGATCGCAAGAACGTGCTGATCGCCGATGAGGAACAGGGGCGCGGCACGGTGGATCATGTGCCCGTCTACCCGCGCGAGGTGGTCAAACGCGCGCTGGAGCTAAACGCTTCGGCGCTGATCCTTGTGCACAACCACCCCTCCGGCGATCCCACACCATCCGAGGCCGACATCCAGATGACGCAGCAGGTGCAGGCCGCCGGGGAGGTGCTGGGGATCACGCTGCACGATCACCTGATCGTCGGGCAGGAGCGGGAGGTGAGCTTTCGCGCCGAAGGCTATCTCTGA
- the secA gene encoding preprotein translocase subunit SecA — protein sequence MLGFGTIAKKVFGTPNDRKIKATRPLVAKINELEPEFEALSDEGIIAKTAEFKERVAGGEPLDKLLPEAFANCREAARRALGLRAFDTQLMGGIFLHQGNIAEMKTGEGKTLVATFPAYLNALTGKGVHIVTVNDYLAKRDAEWMSKVYGALGMTTGVIYPQQPEPEKREAYACDVTYATNNELGFDYLRDNMKSDLKEMAQRSHYFAIVDEVDSILIDEARTPLIISGPAQDRSELYITIDKIIPELTTEHYTLDEKAKSVSFTDEGNEFLEERLHAAGILPAEQSLYDPESTTIVHHVNQGLRAHILFTKDKDYIVRDGEVVLIDEFTGRMMAGRRLSDGLHQAIEAKEGCDIRPENVTLASVTFQNYFRLYDKLGGMTGTAATEAEEFMEIYGLGVVEVPTNRPIARIDENDAVYRTAREKYEAIIKSIKESHEKGQPVLVGTTSIEKSEMLSQMLTAAGIEHNVLNARQHEREAEIVADAGKLGKVTIATNMAGRGTDIKLGGNVEFKIMEAIAANPEGDHEAIRAQIEAAHEGDEQAVKDAGGLYVLATERHESRRIDNQLRGRSGRQGDPGRSSFFLSLEDDLMRIFGSDRLEKVLSTLGMEEGEAIVHPWVNKSLERAQAKVEGRNFDIRKQLLKFDDVMNDQRKVIFKQRMEIMEAEDLSEIVQDMRHQVVDDLVDEYMPANTYADQWNTEGLYAALLEKAGLDVPVIRWAEEEGVDDGDIRERLYESSDALMAEKREAFGEESLKTIEKQILLQTIDRKWREHILTLEHLRSVVGFRGYAQRDPLNEYKNESFQLFETMLDALRSDVTQQLSRVRPLTEEEQQQMIQQLIAQQQRAQGVAAPAAAPAAAPAPQPETVGAGEAAAEAAPVPLVEGFDENDPTTWGNPSRNEPCPCGSGKKFKHCHGRLA from the coding sequence ATGCTGGGTTTCGGAACAATCGCGAAGAAGGTCTTCGGCACGCCGAATGATCGCAAGATCAAGGCAACCCGTCCTTTGGTCGCAAAAATCAACGAGCTGGAACCTGAGTTCGAGGCGCTCTCTGATGAGGGCATCATCGCCAAGACGGCCGAGTTCAAGGAGCGCGTTGCCGGGGGCGAGCCGCTCGACAAGCTGCTGCCCGAAGCTTTCGCCAACTGCCGGGAAGCCGCGCGCCGTGCGCTTGGCCTGCGCGCCTTCGATACGCAGCTCATGGGTGGGATCTTCCTGCATCAGGGCAATATCGCCGAGATGAAAACCGGTGAGGGCAAGACCCTCGTGGCCACCTTCCCGGCCTACCTAAACGCGCTCACCGGCAAGGGCGTGCATATCGTTACGGTGAACGATTACCTCGCCAAGCGTGACGCCGAGTGGATGAGCAAGGTCTATGGTGCTCTGGGCATGACGACGGGGGTGATCTACCCGCAGCAGCCCGAGCCCGAAAAGCGCGAGGCCTACGCCTGTGACGTGACCTACGCCACCAACAACGAGTTGGGCTTCGATTACCTGCGCGACAACATGAAGTCCGACCTGAAGGAAATGGCGCAGCGCAGCCATTACTTCGCCATCGTCGACGAGGTGGACTCCATCCTGATCGACGAGGCCCGGACGCCGCTGATCATCTCCGGCCCGGCGCAGGATCGCAGCGAGCTCTACATCACCATCGACAAGATCATCCCGGAGCTCACCACCGAGCATTACACGCTGGATGAGAAGGCCAAGAGCGTCTCTTTCACCGATGAGGGCAACGAGTTTCTTGAGGAGCGCCTGCACGCCGCCGGGATCCTTCCGGCCGAGCAATCGCTTTATGATCCGGAATCCACCACCATCGTCCACCACGTGAACCAAGGCCTGCGCGCCCATATCCTGTTCACCAAGGACAAGGATTACATCGTCCGAGACGGCGAAGTTGTGCTGATCGACGAATTCACCGGCCGCATGATGGCTGGCCGCCGCCTGTCGGACGGTCTGCATCAGGCCATCGAGGCCAAGGAAGGCTGCGATATCCGCCCCGAGAACGTGACGCTCGCCTCTGTCACCTTCCAAAACTACTTCCGCCTCTACGACAAGCTCGGCGGCATGACGGGCACCGCGGCCACCGAGGCCGAGGAATTCATGGAGATCTACGGCCTTGGCGTGGTGGAAGTGCCCACCAACCGCCCGATCGCCCGGATCGACGAGAACGACGCCGTCTACCGCACCGCGCGGGAGAAATACGAGGCCATCATCAAATCGATCAAGGAGAGCCACGAGAAGGGCCAGCCCGTGCTTGTTGGCACCACATCGATCGAGAAATCCGAGATGCTCTCGCAGATGCTCACCGCTGCGGGGATCGAGCACAACGTGCTCAACGCCCGCCAGCACGAGCGCGAGGCCGAGATCGTGGCCGATGCCGGCAAGCTCGGCAAGGTGACCATCGCCACCAACATGGCCGGCCGCGGCACCGACATCAAACTGGGCGGCAACGTCGAGTTCAAGATCATGGAAGCCATCGCGGCCAACCCCGAGGGCGATCACGAGGCCATCCGCGCCCAGATCGAAGCGGCCCACGAGGGTGACGAGCAGGCGGTGAAGGACGCAGGCGGGCTTTACGTTCTGGCCACCGAGCGCCACGAAAGCCGCCGGATCGACAACCAGCTGCGCGGCCGTTCGGGGCGTCAGGGCGATCCGGGCCGCTCCAGCTTCTTCCTCTCGCTGGAAGACGACCTGATGCGCATCTTCGGCTCCGACCGGCTTGAGAAAGTGCTCTCCACCCTCGGGATGGAAGAGGGCGAGGCCATCGTGCACCCCTGGGTGAACAAATCGCTCGAACGGGCGCAGGCGAAGGTCGAGGGCCGCAACTTCGACATCCGCAAACAGCTTCTGAAGTTCGACGACGTGATGAACGACCAGCGGAAGGTGATCTTCAAGCAGCGCATGGAGATCATGGAAGCGGAAGATCTGAGCGAGATCGTGCAGGACATGCGCCACCAGGTGGTGGACGATCTGGTGGACGAATACATGCCCGCCAACACCTACGCCGATCAGTGGAACACCGAAGGCCTCTATGCCGCCCTGCTGGAAAAAGCCGGGCTGGATGTGCCGGTGATCCGCTGGGCCGAGGAAGAAGGCGTGGACGATGGCGACATCCGCGAGCGTCTTTACGAGTCCTCCGATGCCCTGATGGCGGAGAAGCGCGAGGCCTTTGGCGAAGAGTCCCTCAAGACGATCGAAAAGCAGATCCTGCTGCAGACGATCGACCGCAAGTGGCGCGAACATATCCTCACGCTGGAGCACCTGCGCTCCGTGGTGGGTTTCCGCGGCTACGCGCAGCGCGATCCGCTGAACGAGTACAAGAACGAAAGCTTCCAGCTGTTCGAAACCATGCTCGATGCCCTGCGCAGCGACGTGACGCAGCAGCTCTCCCGTGTGCGTCCGCTCACCGAGGAAGAGCAGCAGCAGATGATCCAGCAGCTGATTGCCCAGCAGCAGCGCGCTCAGGGCGTGGCCGCTCCGGCTGCTGCTCCGGCCGCCGCTCCGGCTCCGCAGCCCGAAACGGTGGGTGCGGGCGAAGCCGCCGCTGAAGCTGCGCCGGTGCCGCTGGTGGAAGGGTTTGATGAAAACGACCCGACGACATGGGGCAACCCCTCGCGCAACGAGCCCTGCCCCTGTGGCTCGGGCAAGAAGTTCAAACACTGCCACGGGCGCCTTGCCTAA
- a CDS encoding phosphate ABC transporter substrate-binding/OmpA family protein has translation MRMRRAAVSAALFLFTGLLAPAVAQDVTLSARGGGLSVSGTLLSFDGEFYRVQTEFGPLTLDGSGVDCAGPGCPDLENFVARITVAGDAMLGAELMPLLLESYAGSAGLSIRRIVSDDRNFHYVLWQEDSGTPVAEIAFHLGTTAQGFGDLFTDQADIVMAAREITPDELVAAREAGLPALKSAARGRVVALDGLVPLVAAENPVAALSLEQLVALRGGEITNWADLGGIDAPVVLHALTADSGVEEAIAEKIAPLGPVAVTRHRSLASLADAVARDPLALGFGTLTEQGNARTLGLLGACGRGFAASAHGLKAEDYPLTLPLLLYTPPRRLPKFARGFLRYLGTAPAQALVRANGFVDLAAEREPLAIQGERLAGAILNAGSEVPLSELQRMVARLAGYERLTTTFRFETGSSVLDAQSRTNVLLLAEALEAGAYDGQRLMFVGFSDGDGAAASNRQISQNRARRVMDAVRRAAPALPEGSVLMATEAFGEALPMACDDSALGRQINRRVEVWAAPATP, from the coding sequence ATGAGGATGCGTCGTGCGGCGGTAAGCGCCGCACTTTTTCTATTCACCGGCCTCTTGGCCCCTGCCGTGGCGCAGGATGTCACGCTCTCGGCGCGCGGGGGTGGGCTTTCGGTAAGCGGGACGCTGCTGTCGTTCGATGGCGAGTTCTACCGCGTGCAGACGGAGTTCGGCCCGCTAACGCTGGATGGTTCCGGCGTGGACTGCGCCGGGCCCGGCTGCCCCGATCTGGAAAATTTCGTCGCGCGGATCACCGTGGCCGGGGATGCAATGCTGGGCGCGGAGCTGATGCCGCTGCTGCTTGAATCCTATGCCGGGTCCGCCGGGCTGAGCATCCGCCGCATCGTCAGTGATGACCGCAATTTCCACTACGTGCTCTGGCAGGAGGATTCCGGCACGCCAGTCGCCGAGATCGCCTTCCATCTTGGCACCACGGCGCAGGGTTTTGGCGATCTCTTCACCGATCAGGCCGACATCGTCATGGCCGCGCGGGAGATCACGCCCGATGAGCTTGTTGCCGCCCGCGAGGCTGGCCTTCCGGCCCTGAAATCCGCCGCGCGCGGGCGCGTCGTGGCGCTGGACGGGCTGGTGCCGCTGGTGGCCGCCGAAAACCCGGTGGCCGCGCTTTCGCTCGAGCAGCTCGTGGCCCTGCGCGGAGGCGAGATCACCAACTGGGCGGATCTCGGGGGGATCGATGCGCCTGTCGTGCTGCACGCGCTCACGGCAGACTCGGGCGTTGAGGAGGCGATCGCGGAGAAGATCGCGCCGCTCGGCCCTGTCGCGGTCACCCGGCACCGCTCGCTTGCGAGCCTCGCCGATGCGGTGGCCCGCGATCCGCTGGCGCTCGGCTTTGGTACGCTCACCGAGCAGGGCAATGCGCGCACGCTGGGCCTGCTGGGGGCCTGCGGGCGCGGCTTCGCGGCCTCGGCCCACGGGCTCAAGGCCGAAGATTATCCGCTGACGCTGCCGCTCCTGCTCTACACCCCGCCGCGCCGCCTGCCGAAGTTCGCCCGCGGCTTCCTACGCTACCTCGGCACCGCCCCAGCGCAAGCGCTGGTTCGGGCCAATGGCTTTGTGGATCTTGCGGCAGAGCGCGAACCGCTGGCGATCCAGGGCGAGCGGCTGGCGGGCGCGATCCTGAACGCGGGCAGCGAGGTGCCGCTGTCGGAGCTTCAGCGCATGGTCGCGCGGCTGGCAGGCTATGAGCGCCTCACGACGACCTTCCGCTTCGAGACGGGCTCCTCCGTGCTCGATGCCCAATCGCGCACCAATGTGCTGCTGCTGGCCGAGGCGCTGGAGGCCGGGGCTTACGACGGGCAGCGCCTGATGTTCGTCGGCTTCTCCGATGGTGATGGGGCCGCCGCCTCCAATCGCCAGATCTCCCAGAACCGGGCGCGGCGGGTGATGGACGCCGTGCGCCGCGCCGCACCGGCTTTGCCCGAGGGCAGTGTCCTGATGGCCACCGAAGCTTTCGGCGAAGCGCTGCCGATGGCCTGTGATGACAGCGCCCTGGGCCGCCAGATCAACCGGCGCGTGGAAGTCTGGGCGGCACCGGCCACGCCTTGA
- the dnaJ gene encoding molecular chaperone DnaJ has translation MSKQDYYELLGIAKGASAEEIKKAYRKKAKELHPDRNADNPNAEAQFKEVNEAYDVLKDADKKAAYDRYGHAAFEGGMGGRPGGGGYGGQGDFASAFSDVFDDLFGDMMGGRAGSGRQRATRGSDLRYNLRIDLEEAYAGVQKTINVPTSVACGECNGTGAEGGAEPTTCPTCSGMGKVRAQQGFFTVERTCPTCGGMGQMIKNPCKGCGGAGRVEKDRALSVNIPAGVETGTRIRLAGEGEAGLRGGPTGDLYIFIEVREHKIFERDGTALFCRVPVSMATAALGGEIEVPTIDGGRSRVKIPAGSQSGKQMRLRSKGMPALRGANQGDMFIELAVETPVNLTSRQKELLREFDEIAADNNPNSSSFFASVKNFWDSMKG, from the coding sequence ATGTCTAAACAAGATTACTACGAGCTGCTGGGGATCGCCAAAGGCGCTTCCGCCGAGGAGATCAAGAAGGCCTATCGCAAGAAGGCCAAGGAGCTCCACCCGGATCGCAACGCCGACAATCCGAATGCGGAAGCGCAGTTCAAGGAAGTCAACGAGGCCTACGACGTCCTGAAGGATGCCGACAAGAAGGCCGCCTATGATCGTTACGGCCATGCGGCCTTTGAAGGGGGTATGGGCGGGCGGCCCGGTGGCGGCGGCTACGGCGGGCAGGGCGATTTCGCTTCGGCCTTCTCCGACGTCTTCGACGATCTCTTCGGCGATATGATGGGCGGGCGCGCGGGCTCCGGCCGGCAGCGTGCCACGCGCGGCTCCGACCTGCGCTACAACCTGCGCATCGACCTGGAAGAAGCCTACGCCGGCGTTCAGAAAACGATCAACGTGCCCACCTCGGTGGCCTGCGGCGAGTGCAACGGCACCGGCGCTGAAGGCGGGGCTGAGCCCACGACCTGCCCCACCTGTTCGGGCATGGGCAAGGTGCGCGCGCAGCAGGGTTTCTTCACTGTCGAACGCACCTGCCCCACCTGCGGTGGCATGGGTCAGATGATCAAGAACCCCTGCAAGGGCTGCGGTGGCGCAGGCCGCGTGGAGAAGGATCGTGCGCTTTCCGTCAACATCCCGGCGGGCGTTGAAACTGGCACAAGGATCCGGCTGGCCGGCGAAGGCGAAGCCGGTCTGCGTGGCGGGCCGACGGGCGATCTCTACATCTTCATCGAGGTGCGCGAGCACAAAATCTTCGAGCGCGACGGCACAGCCCTGTTCTGCCGCGTTCCGGTAAGCATGGCCACGGCCGCGCTCGGCGGGGAGATCGAAGTGCCTACCATCGACGGGGGCCGGTCGCGCGTGAAGATCCCGGCGGGCAGCCAGTCCGGCAAGCAGATGCGCCTGCGCAGCAAGGGCATGCCAGCCCTGCGCGGCGCGAACCAGGGCGATATGTTCATCGAACTGGCCGTTGAGACGCCGGTGAACCTCACGAGCCGCCAGAAGGAGCTTCTGCGCGAGTTCGACGAGATCGCCGCGGACAACAACCCCAACAGCTCCAGCTTCTTCGCCTCGGTGAAGAATTTCTGGGACAGCATGAAGGGCTGA
- a CDS encoding alpha-ketoglutarate-dependent dioxygenase AlkB family protein — translation MGAEPALRLRGFEIYSGYLDASAQEAMLADLRAVQADAPLFSPMTPYGKPMSVRMTSAGKYGWFSDRRGYRYVQSHPDGQPWPPIPPSVLAVWEALVSRERAPDCCLLNFYGEGARMGMHQDKDEADFSWPVLSISLGDEGLFRIGNATRGGKTESLWLRSGDVVLMGGEARLTYHGVDKIRPGTSTLLNKPGRLNLTLRVVD, via the coding sequence ATGGGAGCGGAGCCAGCCCTGCGGCTGCGGGGATTCGAGATTTACAGCGGCTATCTGGACGCGTCTGCGCAGGAGGCGATGCTTGCGGATCTGCGCGCCGTTCAGGCCGACGCGCCGCTGTTTTCCCCGATGACGCCCTATGGCAAGCCGATGTCGGTGCGGATGACTTCGGCCGGGAAATACGGCTGGTTTTCCGACCGGCGCGGCTATCGCTATGTGCAGAGCCACCCCGACGGCCAGCCCTGGCCGCCGATCCCGCCCTCGGTACTGGCAGTCTGGGAGGCGCTTGTGAGCCGGGAGCGCGCGCCGGATTGCTGCCTGCTGAACTTCTACGGCGAGGGCGCGCGCATGGGAATGCATCAGGACAAGGACGAGGCGGATTTCTCTTGGCCCGTGCTTTCGATCTCGCTGGGGGACGAGGGGCTCTTTCGCATCGGCAATGCCACACGCGGCGGCAAAACAGAGTCGCTCTGGTTGCGGTCCGGCGACGTGGTGCTGATGGGCGGCGAGGCGCGGTTGACCTATCATGGCGTGGACAAGATCCGCCCCGGCACTTCCACGCTTTTGAACAAGCCCGGTCGGTTGAACCTCACGCTGCGGGTGGTGGATTGA
- the cysQ gene encoding 3'(2'),5'-bisphosphate nucleotidase CysQ: MDFEKLTEVSRKLALEAGDKIMEIYNADDFDVKVKSDESPVTEADEAADALISAGLRAAFPDVLLVTEEQAASHAEKAETFLIVDPLDGTKEFIKRRGDFTVNIAYVEKGVPVRGVVYAPAKERLFYTQADGTSVEETGPFAKDAAGATTPIKVSTPDMGALMVVASKSHRDQATDDYIGKYSVKDMKSAGSSLKFCLVATGEADLYPRLGRTMEWDTAAGHAVLLGAGGNVVAFDDHTQLVYGKDGYANSFFIAYAPGVELQPA; encoded by the coding sequence GTGGATTTTGAGAAACTCACCGAGGTGAGCCGCAAGCTGGCTCTGGAAGCCGGCGACAAGATCATGGAGATCTACAACGCCGACGATTTCGACGTGAAAGTGAAATCCGACGAAAGCCCGGTGACCGAAGCCGACGAAGCCGCCGACGCGCTGATCAGCGCGGGCCTGCGCGCCGCTTTTCCGGATGTGCTGCTCGTGACGGAAGAGCAGGCCGCGAGCCACGCCGAGAAAGCCGAGACCTTCCTGATCGTCGACCCGCTTGACGGCACCAAGGAATTCATCAAGCGCCGCGGCGATTTCACCGTGAACATCGCCTATGTGGAAAAAGGTGTCCCGGTGCGGGGTGTCGTCTATGCCCCGGCCAAGGAGCGGCTGTTCTACACGCAGGCCGATGGCACCTCCGTTGAGGAAACCGGCCCCTTCGCCAAGGATGCTGCCGGGGCAACGACGCCGATCAAAGTGTCCACACCGGACATGGGCGCGCTGATGGTGGTGGCCTCGAAATCCCACCGCGATCAGGCGACGGATGATTACATCGGCAAGTATTCCGTGAAGGACATGAAGAGCGCGGGCTCCTCGCTGAAGTTCTGCCTTGTCGCCACCGGAGAGGCCGATCTCTATCCGCGCCTCGGACGTACCATGGAGTGGGATACGGCCGCCGGCCACGCCGTTCTGCTGGGCGCGGGCGGCAATGTTGTGGCCTTCGACGATCACACCCAGCTTGTCTACGGCAAGGACGGCTACGCGAATTCCTTCTTCATCGCCTATGCACCGGGTGTGGAGCTGCAACCAGCCTGA
- a CDS encoding ABC transporter permease, producing the protein MFTHRAKKSGLEATFSTLALIYHSTVRKVRDKHRNAFVSIGITILQAFTMLAVFMIMFIVLGLRGTTIRGDFFLYILSGIFLYLTHIRVVNTIANSEGPTSPMMKHAPMNTGISVASTALASLYVSVLSILLMLYFYNVLFARIYIYDPVGVFAMFLLSWFFGVAVGMVFLALKPWAPTLVKTLTTVYIRANMITSGKMFVANTLPGWMLAIFDWNPLFHTIDQARGFMFINYFPHNSSWKYALIVSIVLLGIGMLLEFYTRKKASLSWSATQ; encoded by the coding sequence ATGTTTACGCATAGAGCGAAAAAGAGCGGCCTTGAGGCGACGTTTTCGACGCTGGCGCTGATCTATCATTCCACCGTCCGCAAGGTGCGGGACAAACACCGCAACGCCTTCGTGTCGATCGGGATCACCATCCTGCAGGCCTTCACCATGCTGGCCGTCTTCATGATCATGTTCATCGTGCTGGGCCTGCGCGGCACCACGATCCGGGGGGATTTCTTCCTCTATATCCTGTCGGGGATCTTCCTGTATCTCACCCACATCCGGGTGGTGAACACGATCGCCAATTCCGAAGGCCCCACCTCGCCGATGATGAAACACGCGCCGATGAACACGGGCATCTCCGTGGCCTCAACGGCGCTGGCTTCGCTCTATGTCTCGGTGCTCAGCATTCTGCTGATGCTCTATTTCTACAACGTGCTCTTCGCGCGGATCTACATCTACGATCCGGTGGGCGTCTTCGCGATGTTCCTTCTGTCGTGGTTCTTCGGCGTGGCGGTGGGGATGGTCTTTCTCGCGCTCAAACCCTGGGCACCGACGCTGGTGAAAACGCTCACCACCGTCTACATCCGCGCCAATATGATCACCTCGGGCAAGATGTTCGTCGCCAATACCCTGCCGGGCTGGATGCTCGCCATCTTTGATTGGAACCCCCTGTTTCACACCATAGATCAGGCGCGCGGCTTCATGTTCATCAACTATTTCCCGCACAACTCGTCGTGGAAATACGCGCTGATTGTTTCCATCGTGCTGCTCGGCATCGGCATGTTGCTGGAGTTCTACACCCGCAAGAAAGCCTCGCTCAGCTGGAGCGCGACGCAGTAG
- the dnaK gene encoding molecular chaperone DnaK — translation MAKVIGIDLGTTNSCVAIMDGAQPRVIENAEGARTTPSIVAFTDDERLVGQPAKRQAVTNPSNTVFGVKRLIGRRFDDADLAKDKKNLPFNVIDGGNGDAWVEAGGEEYSPSQISAFILQKMKETAESYLGEDVTQAVITVPAYFNDAQRQATKDAGKIAGLEVLRIINEPTAAALAYGLDKKESKTIAVYDLGGGTFDVTILEIDDGLFEVKSTNGDTFLGGEDFDMRIVNYLAGEFKKENGVDLTADKMALQRLKEAAEKAKIELSSSQQTEINQPFISMDPKGGQPLHLVLKLTRAKLESLVGDLIKSSLKPCQAALKDAGLSTSDIDEVVLVGGMTRMPKVLEEVTKFFGKEPHKGVNPDEVVAMGAAIQAGVLQGDVKDVVLLDVTPLSLGIETLGGVFTRLIDRNTTIPTKKAQVFSTAEDNQNAVTIRVFQGEREMAADNKMLGQFNLENIPPAPRGMPQIEVAFDIDANGIVSVSAKDKGTGKEQKITIQASGGLSDDEIDQMVKDAEANAEADKERKELVEAKNQAESLIHSTEKAMEEHSDKVDPTTIEAIELAIAALKDELENDNASKIKSGIQNVTEAAMKLGEAIYKAEQDKADGGAPSEEDFEADAKSDDDIVDADFEDLGDEKR, via the coding sequence ATGGCTAAAGTCATTGGTATCGACCTCGGCACCACCAACTCCTGTGTTGCCATCATGGACGGCGCTCAGCCTCGCGTTATCGAAAACGCCGAAGGCGCCCGTACCACTCCTTCCATCGTTGCATTCACCGACGATGAACGCCTCGTAGGCCAGCCGGCCAAACGCCAGGCCGTCACAAACCCCTCCAACACCGTGTTCGGCGTGAAGCGCCTCATCGGCCGCCGGTTCGACGACGCCGATCTCGCGAAGGACAAGAAGAACCTGCCCTTCAACGTGATCGACGGCGGCAACGGCGACGCATGGGTTGAAGCTGGCGGCGAAGAATACTCCCCGAGCCAGATCTCGGCCTTCATCCTGCAGAAGATGAAGGAAACCGCCGAAAGCTACCTCGGCGAAGACGTGACGCAGGCCGTCATCACCGTGCCCGCCTACTTCAACGACGCCCAGCGTCAGGCCACGAAAGACGCCGGCAAGATCGCTGGCCTCGAAGTGCTACGCATCATCAACGAGCCGACCGCAGCCGCGCTGGCCTATGGCCTCGACAAGAAAGAATCCAAGACGATCGCCGTCTATGACCTCGGCGGCGGCACCTTCGACGTGACCATCCTCGAAATCGACGACGGCCTCTTCGAAGTGAAATCCACCAACGGGGACACCTTCCTCGGCGGTGAAGATTTCGACATGCGCATCGTCAACTACCTCGCTGGCGAGTTCAAAAAAGAGAACGGCGTGGATCTGACGGCCGACAAGATGGCGCTGCAGCGCCTGAAGGAAGCTGCCGAGAAGGCCAAGATCGAGCTCTCCTCCAGCCAGCAGACCGAGATCAACCAGCCGTTCATCTCGATGGACCCGAAAGGCGGCCAGCCGCTGCACCTCGTGCTGAAGCTGACCCGCGCCAAGCTGGAAAGCCTCGTCGGCGATCTGATCAAATCCTCGCTGAAGCCCTGCCAGGCCGCGCTGAAGGATGCCGGCCTCTCCACCTCCGACATCGACGAAGTCGTGCTCGTGGGTGGTATGACCCGTATGCCGAAAGTCCTCGAAGAAGTGACGAAATTCTTCGGCAAGGAGCCGCACAAGGGTGTGAACCCGGATGAAGTGGTCGCCATGGGCGCCGCCATTCAGGCCGGTGTGCTGCAGGGTGACGTGAAAGACGTCGTGCTGCTGGACGTGACCCCGCTCTCGCTCGGCATCGAAACGCTGGGTGGCGTGTTCACCCGCCTGATCGACCGCAACACCACGATCCCGACGAAGAAGGCGCAGGTCTTCTCCACCGCCGAGGACAACCAGAACGCCGTGACGATCCGCGTGTTCCAGGGTGAGCGCGAGATGGCAGCCGACAACAAGATGCTCGGCCAGTTCAACCTCGAGAACATCCCGCCCGCCCCGCGCGGCATGCCGCAGATCGAAGTCGCCTTCGACATCGACGCCAACGGCATCGTCTCCGTGTCCGCCAAGGACAAGGGCACCGGCAAAGAGCAGAAGATCACCATCCAGGCCTCCGGTGGCCTTTCGGATGACGAGATCGACCAGATGGTGAAGGACGCCGAGGCCAACGCCGAGGCCGACAAGGAACGCAAGGAACTTGTCGAAGCCAAGAACCAGGCCGAGAGCCTCATCCACTCGACCGAGAAGGCGATGGAAGAGCACTCCGACAAGGTCGATCCGACGACGATCGAAGCCATCGAGCTGGCCATCGCCGCGCTCAAGGACGAGCTGGAGAACGACAACGCCAGCAAGATCAAATCGGGCATCCAGAACGTGACGGAAGCCGCCATGAAGCTGGGCGAGGCCATCTACAAGGCCGAGCAGGACAAGGCTGACGGCGGTGCGCCTTCGGAAGAGGATTTCGAAGCCGACGCCAAATCGGACGACGACATCGTCGACGCCGATTTCGAGGATCTGGGCGACGAAAAGCGCTAA